In Salinibacterium sp. dk2585, a single window of DNA contains:
- a CDS encoding enoyl-CoA hydratase/isomerase family protein translates to MTDGLLAGTPDEVLYALNDHVARITINRPERRNAMSRHTVQLLTEAFVEAGEDPEVWAVVVTGTGDKAFCAGGDLKEMNNIAKAGRQVHTPMTGAYRDMLEVAAETYKPVIAAINGHALAGGCELALACDIRIAVEGTTIGLTEAKRGMGANFGSIVLPRLVPRAYAMDMLYTGRMVPVEEAAQIGLVNKVVSRESFADEVEGYVRSIVANSPVSTRRYKEMAVKGWGLPLASALRLNVGPNPYTSEDRAEGVAAFVEKRAPQWKNR, encoded by the coding sequence ATGACCGATGGACTGCTCGCGGGTACGCCCGACGAGGTGCTCTACGCACTCAACGACCACGTGGCGCGCATCACGATCAACCGGCCGGAGCGGCGCAATGCGATGAGCCGCCACACCGTCCAGTTGCTCACCGAGGCGTTCGTTGAGGCGGGGGAGGACCCGGAGGTCTGGGCCGTCGTTGTCACGGGCACCGGCGACAAGGCGTTCTGCGCCGGCGGTGACCTCAAGGAGATGAACAACATCGCCAAGGCCGGTCGCCAGGTCCACACCCCTATGACGGGCGCCTATCGGGACATGCTGGAGGTGGCGGCGGAGACGTACAAGCCCGTCATCGCCGCGATCAACGGGCACGCGCTCGCGGGAGGATGCGAGCTGGCGTTGGCCTGTGACATCCGGATCGCCGTGGAGGGCACGACGATCGGCCTGACCGAGGCCAAGCGCGGCATGGGGGCCAACTTCGGTTCCATCGTGCTGCCGCGGCTCGTGCCTCGCGCCTATGCCATGGACATGCTCTACACGGGCCGCATGGTTCCCGTCGAGGAGGCCGCCCAGATCGGACTCGTCAACAAGGTCGTCTCGCGCGAATCGTTCGCAGATGAGGTCGAAGGCTACGTGCGCAGCATCGTCGCCAACTCGCCGGTGTCGACGCGTCGCTACAAAGAGATGGCGGTGAAGGGCTGGGGGCTACCCCTCGCCTCGGCGCTGCGCCTCAATGTCGGGCCGAACCCGTACACGAGCGAGGACCGCGCCGAGGGGGTCGCCGCGTTCGTCGAGAAGCGCGCACCCCAGTGGAAGAACAGGTAA
- a CDS encoding thiamine pyrophosphate-binding protein, with protein MSDRVTVAEAVGRTLAHLGAGHVFGVVGSGNFHVTNAILDGGVEFTAARHEMGAACMADAYARLTGKVAIVSVHQGCGLTNAMTGIVEAAKCHSPVLVVSGDTANGHVTSNFYIDQDAAVRALGAVPERIHSAKSAVSDAARAFRSALYERRTVVLSLPIDIQDELVEWSVDSIPAANAPVRAGASQQSVREVLELLAEAERPVIVAGRGAWGAGADLRELGARIGALLVTSAAGRGLFVDDDWALDIMGGFATDGAAELVQDADVVLAFGVALNNWTTRSGSLLANAKVVQVDDRLDAIGWHRPVDVGVWGDAREVAQALVRELPGSRVGYRSDEVAVKVRESRYWADQAVESRAEERRVDPRELSNALEHILPTERVVVPDGGNFACYPAAHLRVPDERGFCFPASFQSIGLALSSAIGAAVASPERLVVAGIGDGGFMMSLVELDTAVRLGLGMVIVIYNDSAYGAEVHHFEHVTDQLETVVFPETDLAAIARGFGCDAITVETLDDVDAVSLWLAGPRDRPLVIDAKVAKFASWVLAHAHRVEKDA; from the coding sequence ATGTCGGATCGCGTCACGGTAGCCGAAGCCGTCGGACGGACTCTTGCGCACCTCGGTGCGGGACACGTGTTCGGAGTTGTCGGGAGCGGCAACTTCCACGTCACCAACGCCATCCTGGACGGGGGTGTCGAATTCACCGCCGCGCGTCACGAGATGGGCGCGGCCTGCATGGCGGATGCCTATGCGCGCCTCACCGGCAAGGTTGCCATCGTCAGTGTGCACCAGGGCTGCGGACTCACGAACGCCATGACCGGCATCGTCGAGGCCGCCAAGTGTCACTCGCCAGTGCTGGTCGTCTCGGGGGACACCGCCAATGGGCACGTCACCTCCAACTTCTACATCGACCAGGACGCGGCAGTGCGTGCCCTCGGTGCCGTGCCGGAGCGCATCCACTCGGCGAAGAGCGCCGTGAGCGACGCCGCTCGCGCCTTCCGCTCGGCCCTCTACGAGCGCCGCACGGTCGTGCTCTCGCTGCCGATCGACATCCAGGACGAACTCGTTGAGTGGAGCGTCGACAGCATTCCGGCGGCGAACGCCCCCGTACGTGCCGGGGCGTCGCAGCAGTCGGTCCGGGAGGTGCTCGAGCTCCTTGCAGAGGCTGAGCGTCCTGTCATCGTCGCGGGCCGCGGCGCCTGGGGCGCGGGGGCCGACCTTCGGGAACTCGGCGCTCGCATCGGCGCACTGCTCGTCACCTCTGCCGCGGGCCGCGGACTCTTCGTCGACGACGACTGGGCGCTCGACATCATGGGCGGCTTCGCCACCGACGGTGCTGCGGAACTCGTGCAGGATGCTGACGTGGTCCTCGCCTTCGGGGTCGCCCTCAACAACTGGACGACCCGCAGCGGCAGCCTTCTGGCGAACGCCAAGGTGGTGCAGGTCGATGACCGGCTCGACGCGATCGGATGGCACCGTCCCGTCGATGTCGGCGTCTGGGGTGACGCGAGGGAGGTTGCCCAGGCCCTCGTTCGCGAACTGCCGGGCTCGCGCGTCGGCTACCGCAGCGACGAAGTGGCTGTGAAGGTGCGCGAGTCGCGCTACTGGGCCGACCAAGCGGTCGAGTCGCGCGCTGAGGAGCGCCGCGTCGACCCGCGCGAGCTGAGCAACGCCCTCGAGCACATCCTCCCCACCGAGCGCGTCGTCGTGCCCGACGGTGGCAACTTCGCCTGCTACCCGGCGGCGCACCTGCGGGTGCCCGACGAGCGTGGCTTCTGCTTCCCCGCCTCGTTCCAGTCGATCGGCCTCGCGCTCTCGAGCGCGATCGGCGCCGCCGTGGCGTCGCCCGAGCGACTCGTCGTCGCGGGCATCGGCGATGGCGGCTTCATGATGAGCCTCGTCGAGCTCGACACGGCTGTGCGCCTGGGCCTCGGCATGGTCATCGTGATCTACAACGACAGCGCGTACGGCGCCGAGGTGCACCATTTCGAGCACGTGACCGACCAGCTGGAGACGGTCGTGTTCCCCGAGACCGACCTCGCGGCGATTGCGAGGGGCTTCGGATGCGATGCCATCACTGTCGAGACCCTCGACGACGTCGACGCCGTGAGCCTGTGGCTGGCCGGCCCCCGCGACCGCCCCCTCGTGATCGACGCCAAGGTCGCCAAGTTTGCCTCGTGGGTGCTCGCGCACGCACACCGGGTTGAGAAAGACGCGTAG
- a CDS encoding LysR family transcriptional regulator, translating to MNLNLLRTFVAVYEARSLTEAAERLFVTPPAVSQAINRLRRDLDDVLFTRVERRMEPSPLADVLYPELREALLRIDRAITGIHGFDPATSQHHFTIALSELGEIRYLPVILRDVHATAPGVSIKVVALDTDSVDDWLQRGKIDLAITSSPVGSNVMRTTLQTARYVALMSEQHPLADADADADADADADMSIEQYEAANHIVVTGDSGFPHVRAMFDTLALRINTTVAVNNFAALPPLLAMGDFIATVPDSLASAWAVTWPVVARPLPFHVDHVDVCLCKRTTGHDMEALAWLSSVVERAARTTPERYFAITNDAITSDFADAARRSAHE from the coding sequence ATGAACCTCAATCTCCTGCGCACCTTTGTGGCGGTGTATGAGGCACGCAGTCTTACCGAGGCTGCAGAGAGACTGTTCGTCACCCCGCCGGCCGTCAGCCAGGCCATCAACCGCCTGCGTCGCGACCTCGATGACGTGCTGTTCACCCGCGTCGAGCGGCGCATGGAACCGAGCCCCCTCGCCGACGTGCTGTACCCCGAACTGAGGGAGGCCCTGCTCCGCATCGACCGGGCCATCACGGGCATCCATGGCTTCGACCCCGCGACGTCGCAGCACCACTTCACGATCGCCCTGTCGGAACTCGGCGAGATCCGCTACCTACCAGTCATCCTGCGTGATGTCCACGCAACTGCGCCCGGCGTGAGCATCAAGGTGGTCGCGCTCGACACCGACAGCGTCGACGATTGGCTGCAGCGGGGCAAGATTGACCTCGCCATCACCTCCTCGCCCGTCGGCTCCAACGTCATGCGCACGACCCTGCAGACGGCGCGCTATGTGGCGCTCATGTCAGAGCAGCACCCTCTTGCCGACGCCGACGCCGACGCCGACGCCGACGCCGACGCCGACATGAGCATCGAGCAGTACGAAGCAGCGAACCACATTGTCGTGACGGGCGATTCGGGGTTTCCCCATGTGCGCGCCATGTTCGACACGCTGGCCCTGCGCATCAACACCACCGTCGCCGTCAACAACTTCGCCGCCCTGCCGCCGCTCCTGGCGATGGGGGACTTCATCGCGACCGTACCCGACAGTCTCGCGAGCGCGTGGGCGGTCACCTGGCCGGTCGTCGCGCGACCTCTGCCCTTTCACGTGGACCACGTTGACGTGTGCCTCTGCAAGCGCACGACCGGGCACGACATGGAGGCGCTCGCCTGGCTCTCGAGCGTTGTAGAACGAGCCGCACGCACCACCCCTGAGCGGTACTTCGCGATCACCAATGACGCCATCACGTCCGACTTTGCGGATGCTGCGCGCCGTTCCGCTCACGAATAA